A genomic stretch from Sebastes fasciatus isolate fSebFas1 chromosome 23, fSebFas1.pri, whole genome shotgun sequence includes:
- the LOC141761863 gene encoding LOW QUALITY PROTEIN: NXPE family member 3-like (The sequence of the model RefSeq protein was modified relative to this genomic sequence to represent the inferred CDS: inserted 1 base in 1 codon), with the protein MMKARACTRREYGAILLFLTAFFFIYVLHNNNFLEGRPKKSGGDFLLAKLHSRKLGAGVAGQVVDHLNGSYSAVFSLLWEGDAQVEVTLVHPSEAVTVLRRLTSEQPDRIYFKSLFRSGSRSVTTVCNVCLRPTQQPLCNFTDVRTGEPWFCYKPKKLSCDARVDHXQGGYKQTIKAKEERLFQSGVNMKVSIRASGPASVTVLQKKEAQPKVKSTSVTSGPSGYYYQDVWRALGGTTVRQFNTTAMIQCLKGKVLHLHGDSTIRQWFESLNAALPDLKEFDLHSQRQIGPFMALDYVNNILVTFRCHGPPIRFSKVPTSELRYIANELDGLTGGTNTVVVFGIWSHFSTFPVEIYIRRLQSIRRAVVRLLDRAPGTLVVIRTANPKALTLYETITNSDWFSLQREKVLRAVFKGLNVHLIDAWEMVLAHHLPHNLHPEPPIIKNMIDVLLSYICPQKGG; encoded by the exons ATGATGAAGGCCAGAGCTTGTACAAGAAGGGAGTACGGCGCCATCCTCCTCTTTCTGACTGCCTTTTTCTTCATCTATGTGCTACATAACAATAACTTTCTGGAG GGCCGTCCCAAGAAGTCTGGGGGGGACTTCTTACTCGCCAAGCTGCACAGCCGGAAGCTTGGTGCAGGTGTGGCTGGACAAGTAGTGGATCATCTTAATGGGAGCTACTCTGCTGTATTCTCTTTACTCTGGGAAGGAGACGCGCAGGTTGAG GTGACGCTGGTTCATCCTAGTGAGGCCGTCACAGTGTTGCGCAGGCTCACCAGCGAACAGCCTGACAGGATTTACTTCAAGAGCCTCTTCCGCTCAGGCTCACGCTCTGTAACTACCGTCTGTAACGTCTGCCTACGTCCAACCCAGCAGCCGCTGTGCAACTTCACTGACGTCCGTACAGGCGAGCCTTGGTTCTGTTACAAGCCAAAGAAGTTGAGCTGTGATGCCAGGGTCGACC GTCAGGGAGGATACAAACAAACCATCAAGGCCAAGGAGGAGAGGCTCTTTCAAAG TGGTGTCAACATGAAAGTCTCCATTCGGGCTTCAGGACCTGCCAGTGTCACCGTGTTGCAAAAAAAGGAAG CTCAACCAAAGGTGAAGAGCACCAGTGTGACATCTGGTCCTTCTGGTTATTACTACCAGGATGTGTGGCGAGCACTAGGTGGCACCACAGTTCGCCAATTCAACACCACTGCCATGATTCAGTGTCTGAAAGGCAAGGTGCTCCACCTGCATGGAGACTCCACTATCAGGCAGTGGTTTGAATCCCTCAACGCAGCTCTACCAG ATCTGAAGGAGTTTGACCTGCACAGCCAGAGGCAAATTGGACCTTTCATGGCCTTGGACTATGTAAACAACATCTTGGTGACGTTCCGCTGCCATGGCCCTCCTATCCGCTTTTCCAAGGTCCCAACCAGCGAGCTTCGTTACATTGCCAATGAACTAGATGGCTTAACCGGAGGTACCAACACTGTTGTAGTTTTTGGCATCTGGTCTCACTTCAGCACTTTCCCCGTGGAGATCTATATCCGGAGGCTGCAGAGCATCCGCAGGGCGGTGGTGCGGCTGCTGGACAGGGCTCCAGGAACGCTGGTCGTCATCCGCACCGCAAACCCAAAAGCTTTGACACTTTACGAGACAATAACCAACAGCGACTGGTTTTCGCTGCAGCGTGAAAAGGTGCTCAGAGCCGTGTTCAAAGGACTGAATGTTCATCTGATCGACGCCTGGGAGATGGTTCTGGCCCACCACCTGCCGCACAACCTCCACCCAGAACCTCCCATTATTAAGAATATGATTGACGTTCTCTTGTCCTACATATGTCCTCAAAAGGGTGGCTAG
- the LOC141761851 gene encoding NXPE family member 3-like has product MKARACIRKEYGVIFLSLAVFVSIYVLRNMDVLEFPHKVNSTIIVPRVFTDPDKHRHFCTFQPLSREEALEERFLRDSIAWPETPLVSLEHTSDPAHSNFTILPARGGGQWHVGDQLEVMIQMSDFKGRPRKSGGDFLLAKLHNRKLGAGVVGQVVDHLNGSYSAVFSLLWDGDAQVEVTLIHPVEAIPVLNRLNSEQPDRIYFKSLFRSGSVSESSICNVCLRPTQPLCNYTDVRTGEPWFCYKPKSLSCDARVDHAMGSYKQNIKAEEEKLFRSGVNLKVYMRSSGPASVTVLPQKEAQPKVQSSSVTSGPSGFYYQDVWRALGGTTVQQFQFNTAAMIQCLKGKVVHMYGDSTVRQLFEFLNTALPDLKEFDLHSPKKAGPYISLDYANNLLLMSRFHGPPIRIVVVSTSQLRYIANEIDGLIGGTNTVVFFGIWAHFGTFPMEIYIRRLQSIRRAVVRLLDRAPGTLVVIRTGNPKALSLSISLTNSDWHSWQCNKVLRAVFKGLNVHLIDAWEMTLAHHLPHDLHPAPPIIKNMVNVLLSYMCPQKGV; this is encoded by the exons ATGAAGGCCAGAGCTTGTATAAGAAAGGAGTACGGAgtcatcttcctctctctggctgtctTTGTCTCGATCTATGTGCTACGTAACATGGATGTTCTGGAG tttCCGCATAAAGTGAACTCCACCATCATCGTCCCAAGAGTTTTCACTGACCCTGACAAGCATCGCCACTTCTGCACCTTCCAGCCACTGTCCCGTGAGGAGGCTCTGGAGGAACGCTTCCTACGAGACTCCATTGCTTGGCCTGAAACTCCACTTGTCTCTTTGGAGCACACCAGCGATCCAGCTCACAGCAACTTCACCATTCTCCCAGCGAGGGGAGGAGGACAGTGGCACGTAGGGGATCAGCTGGAGGTTATGATACAGATGTCTGACTTCAAGGGCCGTCCCAGGAAGTCTGGGGGGGACTTCTTACTCGCCAAGCTGCACAACCGGAAGCTTGGTGCAGGTGTGGTTGGGCAAGTAGTGGATCATCTCAATGGGAGTTACTCTGCTGTGTTCTCTTTACTCTGGGATGGAGACGCGCAGGTTGAG GTGACGCTGATTCACCCCGTTGAGGCTATCCCAGTGCTGAACAGGCTGAACAGCGAACAGCCCGACAGGATTTACTTCAAGAGCCTCTTCCGCTCAGGCTCAGTCTCTGAATCTTCCATCTGTAACGTCTGCCTACGTCCAACCCAGCCTCTGTGCAACTACACTGACGTCCGTACAGGCGAGCCTTGGTTCTGCTACAAGCCAAAGAGCCTGAGCTGTGATGCCAGGGTCGACCACGCCATGGGAtcatacaaacaaaacatcaagGCCGAGGAGGAGAAGCTCTTTCGAAG CGGTGTTAACTTGAAAGTCTACATGCGGTCTTCAGGACCTGCCAGTGTCACTGTGTTGCCACAAAAGGAAG CTCAACCAAaggtgcagagcagcagtgtgacATCTGGTCCTTCTGGTTTTTACTACCAGGATGTGTGGCGAGCACTAGGTGGCACCACAGTTCAACAGTTCCAATTCAACACTGCTGCCATGATTCAGTGTCTGAAAGGAAAGGTGGTCCACATGTATGGAGACTCCACCGTCAGGCAGCTGTTTGAATTCCTCAACACAGCTCTACCAG ATCTGAAGGAGTTTGACCTGCACAGCCCGAAGAAAGCCGGACCTTACATCTCCTTGGACTATGCAAACAATCTCTTGTTGATGTCCCGCTTCCACGGCCCTCCTATCCGTATTGTCGTCGTCTCAACCAGCCAGCTTCGGTACATTGCCAATGAAATAGATGGCTTAATTGGAGGCACCAACACTGTCGTATTTTTTGGCATCTGGGCTCACTTCGGCACTTTCCCGATGGAGATCTACATCCGGAGGCTGCAGAGCATCCGCAGGGCGGTGGTGCGGCTGCTGGACAGGGCTCCAGGCACGCTGGTCGTCATCCGAACCGGGAACCCCAAAGCTCTGTCGCTTTCTATCTCGCTAACCAACAGCGACTGGCACTCGTGGCAGTGTAACAAGGTGCTCAGAGCCGTGTTCAAAGGACTGAATGTTCATCTGATCGATGCCTGGGAGATGACCCTGGCCCACCACCTGCCGCACGACCTTCACCCAGCACCTCCTATTATTAAGAATATGGTTAACGTTCTCTTGTCCTACATGTGCCCTCAAAAGGGTGTatag
- the LOC141761857 gene encoding NXPE family member 3-like, with the protein MKARACIRKEYGVIFLFLALFVSIYVLHNMDVLEFPHKVNSTIIVPRVFTDPDKHRHFCTFQPLSREEALEERFLRDSIAWPETPLVSLEHTSDPAHSNFTILPVRGGGQWHVGDQLEVMIQMSDFKGRPRKSGGDFLLAKLHNRKLGAGVVGQVVDHLNGSYSAVFSLLWDGGAQVEVTLIHPVEAIPVLNRLNSEQPDRIYFKSLFRSGSVSETSICNVCLRPTQPLCNYTDVRTGEPWFCYKPKNLSCDARVDHAMGSYKQNIKAEEEKLFRSGVNLKVYMRSSGPASVTVLPQKEAQPKVQSSSVTSAPSGYYYQGVWRALDGTTVHQFNTSAMIQCLKGKVVHMNGDSTVRQLFEFLNTALPDLKEFDLHSPKRAGPYISLDYANNILLTSRFHGPPIRIVVVSTSELRYIANEIDGLIGGTNTVVFFGIWAHFGTFPMEIYIRRLQCIRRAVVRLLDRAPGTLVVIRTGNPKALSLFISLTNSDWHSWQCNKVLRAVFKGLNVHLIDAWEMTLAHHLPHDLHPAPPIIKNMVNVLLSYMCPQKGV; encoded by the exons ATGAAGGCCAGAGCTTGTATAAGAAAGGAGTACGGAGTCATCTTCCTCTTTCTGGCTCTCTTTGTCTCGATCTATGTGCTACATAACATGGATGTTCTGGAG tttCCGCATAAAGTGAACTCCACCATCATCGTCCCAAGAGTTTTCACTGACCCTGACAAGCATCGCCACTTCTGCACCTTCCAGCCACTGTCCCGTGAGGAGGCTCTGGAGGAACGCTTCCTACGAGACTCCATTGCTTGGCCTGAAACTCCACTTGTCTCTTTGGAGCACACCAGCGATCCAGCTCACAGCAACTTCACCATTCTCCCAGTGAGGGGAGGAGGACAGTGGCACGTAGGGGATCAGCTGGAGGTTATGATACAGATGTCTGACTTCAAGGGCCGTCCCAGGAAGTCTGGGGGGGACTTCTTACTCGCCAAGCTGCACAACCGGAAGCTTGGTGCAGGTGTGGTTGGGCAAGTAGTGGATCATCTCAATGGGAGTTACTCTGCTGTATTCTCTTTACTCTGGGATGGAGGCGCGCAGGTTGAG GTGACGCTGATTCACCCCGTTGAGGCTATCCCAGTGCTGAACAGGCTGAACAGCGAACAGCCCGACAGGATTTACTTCAAGAGCCTCTTCCGCTCAGGCTCAGTCTCTGAAACTTCCATCTGTAACGTCTGCCTACGTCCAACCCAGCCTCTGTGCAACTACACTGACGTCCGTACAGGCGAGCCTTGGTTCTGCTACAAGCCAAAGAACCTGAGCTGTGATGCCAGGGTCGACCACGCCATGGGAtcatacaaacaaaacatcaagGCCGAGGAGGAGAAGCTCTTTCGAAG CGGTGTTAACTTGAAAGTCTACATGCGGTCTTCAGGACCTGCCAGTGTCACCGTGTTGCCACAAAAGGAAG CTCAACCAAaggtgcagagcagcagtgtgacATCTGCTCCTTCTGGTTATTACTACCAGGGTGTGTGGCGAGCACTAGATGGCACCACAGTTCATCAATTCAACACTTCTGCCATGATTCAATGTCTGAAAGGAAAGGTGGTCCACATGAATGGAGACTCCACTGTCAGGCAGCTGTTTGAATTCCTCAACACAGCTCTACCAG ATCTGAAGGAGTTTGACCTGCACAGCCCGAAGAGAGCCGGACCTTACATCTCCTTGGACTATGCAAACAACATCTTGTTGACGTCCCGCTTCCACGGCCCTCCTATCCGTATTGTCGTCGTCTCAACCAGCGAGCTTCGGTACATTGCCAATGAAATAGATGGCTTAATCGGAGGCACCAACACTGTCGTATTTTTTGGCATCTGGGCTCACTTCGGCACTTTCCCGATGGAGATCTACATCCGGAGGCTGCAGTGCATCCGCAGGGCGGTGGTGCGGCTGCTGGACAGGGCTCCAGGCACACTGGTCGTCATCCGAACCGGGAACCCAAAAGCTCTGTCGCTTTTTATCTCGCTAACCAACAGCGACTGGCACTCGTGGCAGTGTAACAAGGTGCTCAGAGCCGTGTTCAAAGGACTGAATGTTCATCTGATCGATGCCTGGGAGATGACCCTGGCCCACCACCTGCCACACGACCTTCACCCAGCACCTCCTATTATTAAGAATATGGTTAACGTTCTCTTGTCCTACATGTGCCCTCAAAAGGGTGTatag